ATCAATTGTTTACCAAGACATTACCAGAACATGAGACTGAAaagtttaaagaaaaaaaaaagttttgataTTAAACTATACTTACTGATGTCAAACCAGTATGGACGGGACCATACCCAGAAATGAGAAGATATTGATTGAAGTACTGAGGCACAGAAAGCCCCATGAAGAGAGAAAAGCCTATGATAAACTTTGTCCTGTAACTGTTTAAGTTGCAGAACTGGAGGAAAGTAATACCTGCAGAAGCTGCTCACCACCGGATATGTATGTTACAAATCAAAGTTAGCTTAGACTCTTTAGAGTTTATAATAGACTACTTGGGAATTCATCTTAGCAATTTCATAATACGCCAGTCATAGATTCTAAGACCAATATAAGTTGACAACTTATATTTCACAGTACTACCAAACACTCAGAATAACACAAATACAAAGGTTAGACAGAGAATGTTTCCCATCCAAATTATAGATCAAGCTGAAGAAAGAAATACTTACCCACATAAGCAAAGAGAACACAGTACAAAGCAGCCATAATAGGCAATGGTATAGAAGCAAGAACAGCTCCAAATTTTCCTGTTAGTTAACAATACATAATAACACCATCAAACCATGcagttttttcttttaaaaaaaagttcCTTGTAAACACATCCAAATATATACAGACAGAATTTAAGACAGCTATCTGTGATTACCTAATACGGAGAAGAATAGCATAAATGCTGCTGATATCTGAACTACTCTCCTACTTCCAACACGTGTCAATCCCAAAAGGCCTGCGTTTTCACTGCATAAACAACATAACATTGTTAGTCACTCATTTTAAAGAATGCTACAATTAAGAGTAGCGGATATTCTCATTGAACAAGAAAAGCAAGAGCGAATTTAAAATTTACACTGATGCTGAGCATGTACTCCCAGTTCCGAATAAACCATTCAGCAAAGTGCCTATTCCCTATCATTTAGGCATAACAACAATTTTAATATCAATGAGTGACTAATGACAGCAGCATTTATGTCTGAGATTCTGCCTAATGACAGAATCATAAGCATTTTTAGATCACATGGTACCTGCCAGCCAACACCTCGACTGAGAACAGAAGGCGGTGGAATTGTGGCACTTGCATATCTAGACGCGGCAATGAATGTACCAATTGACTGCTCCCAAACAAATACACTTGTTAAGcttaaaaaaaaagagtaataTGTGACCTCGTGAACTTCAGATTTAAGTTCTAGCAATGATCTTTACTGCCATGTAGAGACCTACTACTTAAACACGTATGAACTAAGTTATCAGATCAAACCTCAATAAAAGCAACAAAAGAAGCAGCCACCATGGCAAAAGCATCCCCAGCATTAAAAGAAGGACGTCCCCATTGAAATGGATATGGCACCCTTATCCTGAAAAAATTGaacaaaattggtattttcctaaattcttggaaaaaaaaaatactgaAATATCTTGTTAGTCAGTCAATGAATGTTTCACCAAATCTAAATTACTATTATATACTTGTTCAACCTCTCATCAACAATAACCTTGATCTTTTTTTACTTCTTAAGGCTTAACACTAACCCAATAATGACAACATATGTGATGTTGAAGTGATTTAACTGAAAATCTAAAATATGACGCAGTGATTTGGAATAGTTTCTACTCTACACTTGCAGTACTTTGAAGAGACTAAGGAAGGTAATGATATCTTGATTAATAATTAGTTTAGGAAACCTGGTCTAATGACATCTCTCCCTACACATTGATTTGACTAGAGAAAAAGCACGAATGATAAAATATTTTGGAGATAACATTCCTTGAAATTTTCTAGTCTTGCAGGGCTAAGGATTGTTAGAAAATTGATAGAAATAAGCTCACCAAGGGGCAGCGCTAATGAGCCCAGAACGATCGGTACGGCAActaaattgagtgtttggagatcTGTTGTCATATGCACCAGCAATAGTCAATATTTCTGCATATGACCATACAATTGAGACTGCCAAGAGGACAGCAAATCGATCAAAAACCATTCTTTTCGATTTTGTAAAGTAGGGAAGATACTGCAATACAATTGGTTAAACAAAAACATTAGAAGTAGTCAATAAACACAAACGAGTTTATATATAAGACATCTTCACATAATGTACAAATGAAGTTCACTTTCACACATTATTTATTCCCCTCACAAATCTTTGTAATATGCATATGGATTACAAGGATAAGAAGTGATTTCAGTAGGCACCATTGTAGATCATGCCCAAAATGAAAAAGTAAACCTCATGCAAATTTCAATAACAATTCCACAGTCCCTTTTAACTCCAAGAactgaaataaaaataatgcaataaataaaaagatgggaaataaaaaaaaatcacctgaGACAGAACAACCACTATTATCAATGCTGGGAGTCCAACCTCAATACATCTTGCTAGCTACAAGAACCAAGCAAATAAAAAACATTTAGGCAAACAAATCAATATTTGGGCAAATAAGTTGCAGAGTAATTTAAGGTTTAGAAATATGAGAATGATCTGGGATTATGATTATAGCTAGAAATGATCAAATCCTTCCAATACTTCTTTTTTTCCTAATTCTTataatttatatgaattttttttcaacTTAGTCACAGCTTGTTTTACCTAACAAAAATCTCAAAACCAGATAAGATCAACAAAAGAAATAGTTTGTGCTGAAAATAACAAAATTGAAAGATTTATTCTTACTTGTGGAAAACCAAGTGCAAAGAGCCCAAGTCCAGTTAGAGTCACAAGAGGAATCGCAGCAAGAGGGCTAAGAAACCTATCATATAACATGAAAGTGACATCTTTGGTCAAACCAATTTATAATAAACAAAGATATGGATGAGCATAGACGTAGAAACTTTGCATAATCCCCACCTCGCAAAAATTCTGACAAAGCCAAAGAATCCAATGAGAATTTGAAGGAAAGCTGCTATAATCAGTGCTCCTTGTACAGCTCTCATGGATTGTCTAAACCTCTAAAATTCCATGCAAAAAGAATTAGTAACTACGCAGAAACTTAAAGAAATTCTGCAAGTCATATGCAACCGAATAATATGGCCATGTTAACCAATCCATAACAAGAATAACTATTCATGTGATACATATTTTGGAGACATAACTAGTTAAAAATTACAAAACAATATTAGTAAATGCTGCCATATAAATATTCATAAGATTAAATAAGTAGAGAAAGACAAACAAAAAGATGAGTTAAACCAACCTGACGGGGGTTCGCATATATGCTAAATCTGTTGGAAAAAGCGATTGAGAGACTGGGTATAATGGTTGCATATGAAGAACCCATTACGACCGGAAGACGAGTCCCAAACCAAGTCTGTAAGAGCGTGTTTATACCAGCAACAAAAAGCACAGTTTCTATTACTTCAGCCTTCTCCACCTATTCAGCAACAACGAGTAAAATTGGCTTAGGAACGAAATTTTCAAAAACAAATTACATATGGGAAAATCAGGCATAAGATTTTCCAGTGAGTTTTCTTACGTTGCCACCACCCATTATAGGGACAATTATTGTAGGGATGAAGACCGTGGTCCCAAGCATTACTACGAACTGTTGAAATCCCAGAAGTATGGCTTCAGCTGTATTaaagtagaaaaaaaaataaaaaaagagaagaaatgtTCTCGGCAACCAAACAAGACTAGCAATAGCGTAACCCAGAATAAACGAGTAACAATAGTGTTCTTAATAAAACTAAAGTAAATACAAGAAAACCCAGAACACATGGGAACGCAACGAAAAACAGAGTAAGCGAGACTAAAGGTATAGAGCAATGATCAGAAACAACAAACAAAAATGTACTTATGAAACTGGGAAAGCCATGAAAGAGGGTTAAAGCTAACAGGTTTCGAAGTACAAAAACTGTAAGAAGACCATAAAACAGGACAATGAGAGAGAGATAGAAAGACTTACGCCAAGGAGGAGAGCTGTTGAGGCAAAAGTCAACACCAGGAAGCTGATCCTTGATGGGAAAGGGCtcgaactcattcacctttgtcaTCTTTCTTCTGTTAATGGCTTTGAAAAaccagagaagaagaagaagaagaaaatgggtaTAAAATGAAACAAGGAAAACAGAgtgatgatggtgatgatgaccAATTTAGGAAATTAGGCGGCGAGAGGTTATGACAATTGGTTATAGAGTTATCAGTCAGTGACTATCTTTTCTCCCAATGTGTACTGTTTAGTATTCTTTTTCTGCAGTTTTATGGGTGGTATTCATTTTGCTTATTTTCTTCTCTGGAAAGCTACCAACCTCTATCTACATTCTAGTTCTATTTTCTCTAACAAGCGATTGAAATTTATACTAAAAGAACTAATAATTTTTGTCCAGTTAACACGTTTCAAAGAGCCTAATTTAGGTTACcatgtttattaaaaaaaaaacagattaaaCATAGAAAAGCAGTatgcattttttatatatattgaataattaGTGTAAATTTGAAGAGTTCAAATACTTAAAATTACTACTATAACACTCTTGTTTGTTTGCCTGCTTTTGGAATGGCAATCATGTCAAAGAGAAGCATAAGCATTGGCATTGATTGCTTGCAGTAGAAgaaagggtaatttggtcattttaatattGTAATTTCAACTACTGTCTATGAAATAGATAGACATCTTTCCAGCCACAGTGATCGCTGCCCAGAAGGTTGTCATTTTCCAGCCAGAATAAAATAAGTAcatattttatgtatttttatttggATAAAAGCACAATAAATTAATAGTAATGGCTAGTAATAATAATGTATTTAACCATGGACCCAAgtttatttttgtttgattttttttatccgtctattttagttttatttcatCTCAATTGTATGCATTGACAAAACAAACCATTTACTAAACAAAAACTCAAGAAAGAAAGTCAGA
The genomic region above belongs to Humulus lupulus chromosome 1, drHumLupu1.1, whole genome shotgun sequence and contains:
- the LOC133795736 gene encoding nucleobase-ascorbate transporter 4, translated to MTKVNEFEPFPIKDQLPGVDFCLNSSPPWPEAILLGFQQFVVMLGTTVFIPTIIVPIMGGGNVEKAEVIETVLFVAGINTLLQTWFGTRLPVVMGSSYATIIPSLSIAFSNRFSIYANPRQRFRQSMRAVQGALIIAAFLQILIGFFGFVRIFARFLSPLAAIPLVTLTGLGLFALGFPQLARCIEVGLPALIIVVVLSQYLPYFTKSKRMVFDRFAVLLAVSIVWSYAEILTIAGAYDNRSPNTQFSCRTDRSGLISAAPWIRVPYPFQWGRPSFNAGDAFAMVAASFVAFIESIGTFIAASRYASATIPPPSVLSRGVGWQGIGTLLNGLFGTGSTCSASVENAGLLGLTRVGSRRVVQISAAFMLFFSVLGKFGAVLASIPLPIMAALYCVLFAYVASAGITFLQFCNLNSYRTKFIIGFSLFMGLSVPQYFNQYLLISGYGPVHTGLTSFNNVMQVIFSSAATVAILVAFTLDCTHGYRDGVTRIDSGRHWWVKFRFFSSDTRSEEFYSLPYNLNRFFPSF